In Phocoena phocoena chromosome 11, mPhoPho1.1, whole genome shotgun sequence, one DNA window encodes the following:
- the CDC42EP1 gene encoding cdc42 effector protein 1: MPGPQGAGGAPAMNLGKLSPVGWVSSSQGKRRLTADMISPPLGDFRHTMHVGRGGDVFGDTSFLSNHGGSSRGTHRSPRSFLAKKLQLVRRVGAPPRRMASPPAPSPAPPAISPIIKNAISLPQLNQAAYDSLVVGKLSFDRSPATSTDGHSSYGLDSGFCTISRLPRPEKPRDRDRDSSFPSEPELRRSDSLLSFRLDLDLGPSLLSELLGVMSLSEGSAAETPAPAPVATPPTPASSPPPRGQCPNGVTLGLGPTAEARASPVGERPCAPAGVGPGRRWGAGCGGSQSSCHHAEMDARRELVEALPQARASWESLDEKWGPPRAGSRASVPSTVQANTFKFAEAEEDDEVKV, translated from the exons ATGCCGGGCCCCCAGGGGGCCGGAGGAGCCCCGGCCATGAACCTGGGCAAGCTCTCACCCGTGGGCTGGGTGTCCAGCTCGCAGGGGAAGAGGCGGCTGACTGCGGACATGATCAGCCCCCCACTCGGGGACTTCCGCCACACCATGCACGTGGGCCGTGGCGGGGACGTCTTCGGCGACACCTCCTTCCTCAGCAACCACGGTGGCAGCTCACGGGGCACCCACCGCTCACCCCGCAGCTTCCTGGCCAAGAAGCTGCAGCTGGTGCGGAGGGTAGGGGCACCGCCCCGGAGGATGGCTTCCCCACCTGCGCCCTCACCTGCTCCACCCGCCATCTCCCCCATCATCAAGAACGCCATCTCCCTGCCTCAGCTCAACCAGGCCGCCTACGACAGCCTCGTGGTGGGCAAGCTCAGCTTCGACCGCAGCCCTGCCACCTCCACAGATGGCCACTCCAGTTACG GCCTGGACTCCGGGTTCTGCACCATCTCTCGCCTGCCTCGCCCAGAAAAGCCTCGTGACCGAGACCGTGATAGCTCCTTCCCCTCTGAGCCTGAGCTTCGCCGCTCTGACTCCCTCCTGTCCTTCCGCCTGGACCTCGACCTTGGGCCCTCTCTCCTCAGTGAGCTGCTGGGGGTCATGAGCCTCTCAGAAGGCTCTGCAGCCGAGACCCCGGCCCCAGCCCCTGTTGCAACCCCCCCGACCCCTGCCTCAAGCCCCCCGCCCCGTGGACAGTGCCCCAATGGGGTAACCCTGGGGTTGGGCCCAACGGCCGAGGCGAGGGCCAGCCCAGTAGGAGAGCGTCCCTGTGCACCTGCTGGCGTGGGCCCCGGCAGGCGCTGGGGAGCAGGCTGTGGTGGCAGCCAAAGCAGCTGCCACCACGCTGAGATGGATGCTCGGCGGGAGCTGGTCGAGGCGCTGCCCCAGGCTCGGGCCTCTTGGGAGAGCCTGGACGAAAAGTGGGGGCCACCGCGGGCAGGCAGCAGGGCCTCGGTGCCCAGCACGGTGCAAGCCAACACCTTCAAGTTTGCTGAAGCCGAGGAGGATGACGAGGTCAAGGTGTGA